One region of Paralichthys olivaceus isolate ysfri-2021 chromosome 12, ASM2471397v2, whole genome shotgun sequence genomic DNA includes:
- the LOC109627965 gene encoding rho-related GTP-binding protein RhoV-like, translating to MAQACQRRDKPNRLREELSCMLVGDGAVGKTSMIISYIFNGYHSEYRQTAFDVFTGLVHVNGIPTRIKLIDTAGQEEFGHLRSLCYAHVDVFILCFSLVNPVSFENITSKWIPQIRAGNPTSPIVLVGTQSDLSHNVDVLIHLHQRSTKPVHFSRARRLARRIRAHDYIECSALTQHNLKHVFDCAVSAAIQHKHTGTIPKKLSLVKRLKLFCVWRKIFGYI from the exons ATGGCGCAGGCCTGTCAGAGACGTGATAAACCCAACAGGCTGAGGGAAGAGCTGAGCTGCATGCTGGTCGGTGATGGAGCTGTGGGGAAGACCAGCATGATCATCAGCTACATCTTCAATGGATACCACAGCGAGTACAGGCAAACGGcttttgatgtttttactg GTTTGGTTCATGTGAACGGCATCCCAACTCGTATCAAACTGATAGATACAGCAGGACAG GAGGAGTTTGGACATCTACGTTCTTTGTGCTACGCCCATGTGGACGTCTTCATCCTTTGCTTCAGCCTGGTCAACCCCGTCTCCTTCGAAAACATCACCTCCAAATGGATCCCGCAGATCCGTGCTGGCAACCCAACCTCTCCCATAGTCCTGGTTGGAACTCAATCCGACCTCAGCCACAATGTGGACGTCCTTATTCATCTGCACCAGCGGAGCACCAAACCAGTGCACTTCAGCCGAGCCAGAAGGCTGGCACGAAGGATCAGAGCTCACGACTACATTGAGTGTTCAGCTCTGACACAACACAACCTCAAACATGTGTTTGACTGTGCTGTATCTGCCGCCATTCAGCACAAGCACACTGGGACTATACCTAAAAAGCTCAGCCTGGTTAaacgtttaaagcttttttgtGTTTGGAGGAAAATCTTTGGGTACATCTGA